Proteins found in one Thalassomonas actiniarum genomic segment:
- a CDS encoding M48 family metalloprotease — protein MFTLKPLLIAIGLTAFTGLANGEETDKNRLPEIGTAGGSILSLDKEQQIGDALKRQLRGTQPIINDPVLMEYINDLGNQLVKNAIDVNYPFDFFLINNKELNAFAFFGGHVGVHSGLLTTADSESELASVLAHEISHVTQRHLARRLESQSRSQPLTTAGMISGVLLTLVNPTVGMAALSTSMAAQQQAGINYTRGNEKEADRVGIALLANSDFDPQAAPQFFAKMAEQYRYKSKPPAMLLTHPLPESRISDARLRAQNFAPNPQAPKLSFELAKARIQARYEGNPKDNIKHFNYLIEKSRYKLKPAAEYALALSYFEDKQYQQAKTILTRLFKQDKTNLFYADTLSDVYIQLKEFKQGIKMLSELNLLMPNNQVVALNYANLLMEAKKYQQAADILNDFLLVKPDNFLAYDLLTSVYRRHGKTALMHVNRAETLALLGNYQRAIDELQTGYEFADGKPLVQKRIKARVLQFQEQENSLKRL, from the coding sequence TTGTTTACATTAAAACCCCTGTTAATCGCAATCGGCCTGACGGCTTTCACCGGACTTGCCAACGGCGAAGAAACCGATAAAAACCGGCTGCCGGAAATCGGTACCGCCGGCGGCAGTATTTTATCCCTGGATAAAGAGCAGCAAATAGGCGATGCCTTAAAACGTCAGCTCAGGGGCACTCAGCCGATCATCAATGATCCGGTTTTGATGGAATATATCAACGATCTCGGCAACCAGCTGGTGAAAAACGCCATCGACGTCAACTACCCTTTTGACTTTTTTCTCATCAACAACAAAGAACTTAACGCTTTCGCCTTTTTTGGCGGCCATGTCGGCGTTCACAGCGGTTTGCTGACCACCGCCGACAGCGAAAGCGAGCTGGCCTCGGTACTGGCCCATGAAATCTCCCACGTCACCCAAAGGCATCTGGCCCGGCGCTTAGAGTCCCAAAGCCGGAGCCAGCCGTTAACGACCGCGGGCATGATCTCCGGCGTATTGTTAACCCTGGTCAATCCCACGGTAGGTATGGCGGCGCTTTCCACCAGCATGGCGGCCCAACAACAGGCGGGCATTAACTATACCCGCGGCAATGAAAAAGAAGCGGATCGCGTCGGTATCGCGCTGCTCGCCAACAGTGATTTTGATCCTCAGGCGGCGCCGCAATTTTTTGCCAAAATGGCCGAGCAGTACCGCTATAAAAGCAAGCCGCCGGCCATGCTGTTAACCCATCCCCTGCCGGAGTCGCGTATCTCGGATGCCAGGCTAAGGGCACAGAACTTTGCCCCGAACCCCCAGGCTCCTAAGCTCAGCTTTGAACTGGCCAAGGCAAGGATCCAGGCCAGGTATGAAGGTAATCCTAAGGATAATATCAAACACTTTAACTACCTGATTGAAAAATCCAGGTACAAATTAAAGCCCGCCGCCGAATACGCCCTGGCGCTTTCTTATTTCGAAGACAAGCAATACCAGCAGGCAAAAACTATCCTTACCCGGTTATTTAAGCAAGATAAAACCAATTTGTTTTATGCCGACACCCTCAGCGATGTTTATATCCAGCTGAAAGAGTTTAAGCAAGGCATCAAGATGTTATCGGAATTAAACCTGTTAATGCCCAACAACCAGGTGGTGGCGCTCAACTATGCCAACCTGTTAATGGAGGCGAAAAAATATCAGCAGGCGGCCGATATTCTCAATGACTTCCTGTTGGTGAAACCGGACAACTTCCTCGCCTATGACCTGCTAACCTCAGTCTACCGCCGACACGGAAAAACCGCCTTAATGCATGTTAACCGCGCCGAAACCCTGGCACTGCTGGGTAATTACCAGCGGGCCATCGATGAGCTGCAAACCGGTTATGAATTTGCCGACGGCAAACCTTTGGTACAAAAACGCATCAAGGCCAGGGTATTGCAGTTCCAGGAGCAGGAAAACAGCCTGAAACGCTTATAA
- the arsC gene encoding arsenate reductase (glutaredoxin) (This arsenate reductase requires both glutathione and glutaredoxin to convert arsenate to arsenite, after which the efflux transporter formed by ArsA and ArsB can extrude the arsenite from the cell, providing resistance.) — MLTIYHNPRCSKSRQTLALIEDAKAEVNIVEYLKTPLTEVQIKELMALLSVPAIEMMRTKEAEFKEQNLKGADEATLVAAMAATPKLIERPIVVANDKAVIGRPPENVLALLP; from the coding sequence ATGTTAACGATTTACCATAACCCTCGCTGTTCAAAAAGCAGACAAACCTTAGCCCTGATCGAAGACGCCAAGGCAGAGGTCAATATTGTCGAATACCTGAAAACCCCGTTAACCGAAGTGCAGATCAAAGAGCTGATGGCCCTGCTGTCGGTGCCTGCCATTGAGATGATGCGCACCAAGGAAGCGGAATTTAAAGAGCAAAACCTTAAAGGCGCCGACGAAGCGACCTTAGTTGCGGCGATGGCGGCCACCCCTAAACTGATCGAGCGTCCGATTGTCGTGGCAAACGATAAGGCGGTGATCGGCAGACCTCCTGAAAACGTACTGGCGCTGCTGCCTTAA
- a CDS encoding DUF2069 domain-containing protein: MKKQQRFSTPTLKKIALSGYFSLLVLMPLWLVVLNPSQGLSPTLSLVMFTLPLLFPMKGLLQGNPYTYAWSNFIVMIYYLHSLTTLWVSPEDMLWAALEFIFATMMFLGGSYYAKYRGQELGLSIRKKKEQE; the protein is encoded by the coding sequence ATGAAGAAACAACAAAGGTTTTCAACCCCAACGTTGAAAAAAATAGCCCTTAGCGGCTATTTTTCATTACTGGTGCTGATGCCCCTGTGGCTGGTGGTATTAAACCCCAGCCAGGGATTAAGTCCGACATTATCCCTGGTGATGTTTACCCTGCCCCTGCTTTTTCCCATGAAAGGCTTATTGCAGGGTAATCCGTATACCTATGCCTGGTCGAACTTTATTGTCATGATCTATTATCTGCACAGCTTGACCACCTTATGGGTTTCCCCCGAAGATATGCTGTGGGCGGCACTGGAGTTTATCTTTGCCACTATGATGTTTCTTGGCGGCAGCTATTATGCCAAATATCGCGGTCAGGAATTAGGTCTGAGCATCAGGAAGAAAAAAGAACAAGAATAA